From a single Nicotiana tomentosiformis chromosome 2, ASM39032v3, whole genome shotgun sequence genomic region:
- the LOC104098182 gene encoding lactoylglutathione lyase GLX1 yields the protein MAEASAPAVPSNELLEWPKKDKRRILHAVYRVGDLDRTIKFYTECFGMKLLRKRDIPEEKYSNAFLGFGPEESQFVVELTYNYGVDKYNIGTGFGHFAIATPDVYKLVEEIKAKGGTVTREPGPVKGGSTVIAFVKDPDGYLFEILQRASTPEPLCQVMLRVGDLERSIKFYEKALGMQLVKKVDRPEQKYSIAMMGYAPEHETVVLELTYNYGVTEYTKGNAYAQVAISTDDVYKSAEVVNLVTQELGGKITRQPGPIPGLNTKITSFLDPDGWKTVLVDNQDFLKELESSK from the exons ATGGCGGAAGCTAGTGCACCAGCTGTCCCAAGTAATGAGTTATTGGAGTGGCCAAAGAAAGATAAGCGCCGGATCTTGCATGCCGTGTATCGCGTCGGTGACCTTGATCGTACCATCAA GTTTTACACAGAatgttttgggatgaaattgTTGAGGAAGAGAGATATCCCAGAGGAGAAATACTCCAATGCTTTTCTTGGTTTTGGCCCTGAAGAGTCTCAGTTTGTGGTGGAGTTGACATATA ATTATGGAGTTGATAAGTACAACATTGGAACTGGCTTTGGGCATTTTGCTATTGCAACACCAGAT gtttacAAACTGGTTGAGGAGATAAAGGCCAAGGGTGGAACTGTCACAAGGGAGCCTGGTCCTGTCAAGGGTGGATCTACTGTTATTGCTTTTGTCAAAGATCCTGATGGCTACCTCTTCGAAATCCTCCAGCGAGCGTCTACTCCTGAACCACTTTGCCAAGTGATGCTTCGTGTGGGTGATCTTGAGCGCTCCATCAAATTCTACGAAAAG GCACTCGGGATGCAACTGGTGAAGAAAGTTGACAGACCAGAGCAGAAG TATTCCATTGCTATGATGGGATATGCTCCAGAGCACGAGACGGTTGTACTTGAGTTGACATACAACTATGGTGTGACCGAGTACACAAAAGGAAATGCTTATGCGCAGGTTGCAATAAGCACTGATGATGTTTACAAAAGTGCCGAGGTTGTCAATCTTGTTACCCAAGAGCTCGGAGGAAAGATAACTAGACAGCCAGGACCAATTCCTGGACTCAACACTAAGATAACTTCTTTTCTGGATCCAGATGGCTGGAAAACT GTGCTGGTAGATAATCAGGATTTTCTGAAGGAGCTGGAATCATCAAAGTAA